Proteins from a single region of Dysosmobacter acutus:
- a CDS encoding NifB/NifX family molybdenum-iron cluster-binding protein — translation MKIAVTYENGQVFQHFGHSEQFKVYEVENNAVIGQEVVSAEGGGHGALSGLLSKLHVDTLICGGIGAGARNALAQAGIRLYRGASGGADEAVQSLLNGTLRYDSDAHCGHHHEEGHGCGHHCGEDKHGCSGS, via the coding sequence ATGAAAATCGCGGTCACTTACGAAAACGGACAGGTGTTTCAGCACTTTGGCCACAGTGAGCAGTTTAAAGTATACGAGGTGGAAAACAACGCGGTCATCGGTCAGGAGGTGGTGAGCGCGGAGGGCGGCGGCCACGGCGCCCTATCTGGATTGCTGTCCAAGCTCCACGTGGACACCCTTATCTGCGGCGGCATCGGCGCCGGAGCCCGGAACGCCCTGGCCCAGGCGGGCATCCGGCTCTACAGAGGCGCAAGCGGGGGCGCGGATGAGGCGGTTCAATCCCTTTTAAACGGGACACTCCGCTATGACTCCGATGCGCACTGCGGCCACCATCATGAGGAGGGCCACGGCTGCGGCCATCACTGTGGGGAGGATAAGCACGGCTGCTCCGGCAGCTGA